The segment GCATAAAAATGTGTACTTTATGGTTATTTTTGTGAATACAAAAGTTTTAAATGCTTTATAAGCTAATTGCATCAAATGCTTATTGAAGAAGTGCTTAAGAAGACTCTTAAAAAGTACTAATACTTTTTTAGAAACATCACTTGAAAAAACACTACTTGAAAGAAACCGTGCGCCCAAAAGGAGCTAAGAGAGACTATATAAGCTACTTAGCGACATGATTGACATACCTAGTGTAATCCCACTAGTGGGGTCTGAAGAGGGTAGGCGTTTACAGACTTTACCCTTATCTTAGAATGTGGAGAGAGACATTTCATGACAGAGATATAGATAAGCATGGTGTCACTATTCCGCTACGCATAAAGATTCTAATAGAGACTATGTAAACAACAAGATTGACATTTTGCAGTATAGATCAATGGTCTGTTACATGTCATGCTTCAAAAGTTGTATCTTGCTCATTAAGAATGATGCTCATTGTGCAGGTAATTTTCCTTTTCCCGTTTTCGTGGCGAAGTcagtatttttaaattatttgttttggcAATTGTTacttattatattgaaaaaagtTCTTGAATGTTTGTTTTTGTAGTGTTTGCCCCATTGATACCTTTTATTGGACAGAGAGCTGTTCTCGGATTATCTGGTTATGTGCTCAATAACTTAGCATTTGTTTTGGCTTCTTTTTATCTTTACAGGTAATGTCCAGTTTTGCTTTAGCAAGTGTAACttctttatgaaagttgttCCTTCTTCTGTCATGTGGAGAAACTTCTAGgtttaaattaagttttcaaTGCCACAACATCTCAAGAATTGGATAGCAAGGACTCTTAAAATTCCCACGTTAGTGCATGAAAGTTGATAAGTTGGATTGGCACTAATGACTAAACATGTAACTATTTTGCAGTATGTAGAATTTTGACCGTGGAATTAGTTTATGACTTTGAATAGATTTTGTTGATCATTGATACATGAAAATGAGAGATCTCCTGACACTTGTATTTAAGACCCTTTTTGATATCACAGTTAGTTCAAAAGTTTAATATCAATTTGTTTTCAATAATCTGGATTATTTAACATCTGCGATAGCTCAAATGCTATAAATTTTCATGTTTTCCTGGTTAACTCTCTGTTTAATTGACCTTCTATTTTGGTGTGTGAACATCACCTTATTAAAGGATTTTTTGTGGGGCACTCTAAGGAAAAGTGAAAATGTATTGCAGTGGGCAAACCCATAAAGTGTCTTGCAATTGAAGTTGCAATCATATAGAAATTTCTCTAACTTCAAAGCTATAACCTCATGAATGTTGTATTTGAATTTTGGACTTCAGATGTCCTTTGCACAATGTGGAACGAAcactttttatttgtacatGGCTTCACCCTGCTCAGCTGTTTCATTGTTCATGATTTCTATTTGGGTTATTTGGTGTAACgctttcaaataaaaattatgtagaAGATTTGACTGGAGTGATTGATGTCTCTAACTTAAATGTTCATTCAAGTTAGTTTGAAATTGATAGGGTAGTTTGTATGAAATTTTCTTTGTGGAGAACATCATGGCATTAGTGTGATTTAAACTAAactcaaatatgaatttttggaaGTTGCGCAAGTAATTTACTGCAAGTTTTTGAGATGATTTGAAGGCCAAGTGTGTCAATTGAGTTATCTCACAGTCCTTTGATGGTTTCTGGATAGTCATTCTCCACTTGTTTGCACAAACTACACAATTGGTACTTACATATTcataatgatatgttatattcATTCTTATATAATACATTAGATTCACACTGTCTTTGcacatttatgaatttatttgcTTTTATTAATCTGCTTATCATTCTTTATGTTATTGGTTCACAGGCTCTCAGCTATTATCTTGAAGGATTCCGAGGTGGCATTGAGACCTACAATATTGTTTTGCCTTAATCCCGCCTCCATATTCTACTCAACAAtgtattttcttttgtcttgCCTTGCATTCGCCTCATATTATGATGACTTGCATATGAGTATATTCTGTTGTCTGTTCACAGATATACTGAGAGTATGTATGCTTTGTGTTCCATTGGAGGATTGTATTATCTCATGAGGGGTTCAAATAACATTGCAACACTTTGGCTGGCTCTCACTGGATATGCAAGGTCGAACGGAGTGCTTAATGCTGGCTATATTTGTTTCCAGACAATGCATACATCCTACAAAACAGCTTTTGTTAGAAAAAGTGTTGGTGTAAGTTTTGTTCTGTTGCTGTTCTTCCTTTGACCAATGCAACTTTGTTTCTGTATCAGTGCTTAGTACAGTATGATTGTTCTCACTATATGAAGAAGTGGCAGAGGCTTACTCAATTGGGCCGCACTGTTTACTGTGAGTTTGCGAAAGCTGTAGTTGGCATATTACTTCCCGAGGAGCTTCAGGGACTTCTATTTAACTTGGCATGCCATGAGTGGTAACAAAATGTACTCATGTATGATGGCTCAAGTGGGGCTGGGTTTGATCATCTATGAAACAAAACCAGATGACCTGTCAGGCTTTTCAACCATGATTTTTAAGTAGGGTTACGGCTATTGCTCTAACCTTAAGAATCTGAACTTTGAGACCAAGAGGGGCTTCAAATGTGAGAAGAGGCAGAGGAGAGAGACTAAGGCATTTCTGATTCTTATTTTGTACATGCTTTTGCACCAATTTCTTCATTTCCACCCACTTTATTCCTCTCATTATCtccctcaaatatttttcaaactcaaaacaCCTTACTACTCCTATCCCTCTCCTTTCCATGAATCAGTTTTCTTCCTTTGATCTGAAATGGCTCATCACCAATACTCTTGTTAAATCTCATCTTTGTTAACTTAATGGTGGTTGAGCAAAGTTGTTTTGGAGTTTCACGCTCCTTACCGTATTATATTGCACTATTTGGCTGGTGATGGGTGTTTAAGTTGCTAGTTTGACTGTTTTAGCATTTTATATTTGATGTTAAAAGAACATAATTGTTGAATTATGTGGCTTGCGTTATGTATACCTCGTAGTTATCATGATTATGAACTATCATTTGTTTGAGCATCAATTGTTCCTGGAATTCGAAAAATATAGCATGTAGCTTTAGAGAAAATGATGTTTTGGTTAAGATTACTCAGACAAAATCTTCCACATGTTACCAGGGGACCTTGGTAGTTCTTCTTTCTGGGGCTTTACGTAGCTTATTTATCATTTCCCCATTTATTGCTTTTCAAGCCTATGGGTACTACAATATGTGTGTGGGAGGCAGTTCAGATGAAATGAGGCCTTGGTGCAAGGCAAGACTTCCTTTACTCTACAGCTATATTCAAAGTCGTTATTGGTATGTTGGTACCTTTTCAAACTCTCACTTGCCTCTTCCACATTAAATTTGATCTGGTAGATATTAAACTACATTTGATCTTATTGTGCTGAAACTTTGGGTGTATGGTTGTTTTCTTTATAAGATCAGTACaagtacaattttttatttcttgtacTTCTACAGAGTCATAATACCCTAGAATACCTACTCAAGGTTTAGACCCATTGTTGCCTCTATATTCTCTGTTAATAATCTATAAAGAAAATGGCTTAAAAGCTACTTTGATCTTTCCCTCACATTCCGATCTCTCACTTTTAGCCATTCTTTAAGGTAtagttgaattttatttttttgtaatctaTTTGAAATGAGATGCCACTTGGGTGGGGCTCTGGTGGGCCCTTACGACCTCAATGAATATTTATCTAGAAAGGAAATTTCTCATTGGTGATTGGTCCGGCCAAGTGACCACCAGTTACTCACCCTGTGTAGCTGTGCTTAATTTCTTTGGTGAGGAAAGGTGATGCCAGACAGTAGTCACAGAAAATAGGTTCATGTAAATGCTCATTTGATACCTAAGATAGTCCTTATTGATAGATATCATTCTCATGCATTATTTTAGCTtatacaccaaaaaaataaaggataaaagaaaagagtgagtagaaaaagtaaaagtaaaagtaaaacgCCAGTATCCTCAGCTAAACTCTATGTTGATTGCCGCCAAGCGCAGAGGCTGACTTTGCTGTTTCTTCTTTCTCAGGGGAGTGGGTTTCTTAAAGTATTTTCAAGTAAAACAAATTCCAAATTTTGTTCTTGCATCTCCAATATTATCTCTTGCTCTCTGCACAATCATACATTATGTGAAGCTATGGCCTGAGGTTTTTGTGTCACTTGGTTTTCGGGAATCCTCTCCAAATAAAGGAAGTGTTGCTTCACCCATGCCTCTGGGGAGAAATGCAGGATCCAAGAGTGTTGGCTTTCAATCAGAAAACAGATCTAATGCCGGGCAAGGTATAGCTTGATATGTAAATCATTTTCGTAAGATGTATGCTGTTATGAATTACGAGAGGAAGTTTATGTATTTTCTGATTACAACTAACGATTGGCCATCAATTTTTTCTGGTCTAGTATATGGCCAATGCTAAATTTTATTAGCTGGTATAACAAAGATGGTACTCTGCTTATGATTGAGCATTTTGAATGTCGTGTGGTTATGCATTGATATCGGATACAATTGCCCACACTTATAGTTTTCCTTGTCTCACATTTCCTTTCAATGTTTGCATTCGATTTGAACTTCTAATCCTTGCTCTGGTGATCTCCTTGTTCATGTTGCTGCACTTTGTGATATTTTTATCTGTGAATTAGTatgattttatttctttccaaCTCATATAAAAATGAGTGGTTGTATGTTTCATCACATTCTTCTAGAgactcaatttcaaaattttgtaatgTGAAGACATTGCTCATTGTTTAGTTCACTATTGATAGGTGACTCTCTTAGATGGCGAAAACCAGCTCTGAGAGAAGAAAACTATGCGGTACAGCCGTCAGAAGATGAATCATCAGAGAATCCAGGATTCAAACCAATTATTCTTGTTCCCTTCATTCTACACCTTGTGGTCATGGTTGCAACGGCTTTCTTTGTCATGCATGTACAGGTTGGCTGAcctctttccctttttttaaagTGACGTGATTATTAGGAGTATATTTTCCTAGCTTTTGGTTTAATGGTGGGTAACTATTATTGAACTGAATTTTCCCTTTAGTATTTCCAATTTGCCCAGTCCTTTTTCATTTACTAAGCGTATGTTGAACTTCTTCTGGGGAGTCTTGAGTTCTTCAGCTGATGAGCTTCTTTTCATGTTCTGGTAACGGACATGGTTTATACTTTCGTGCTCACCTTGTCCTCTGGCACGAAATGGTCATCTCCCTTCGCGCTTGTTACTTTTGTGCATCAACACTGCCTTCTGAGTATGAGAATCGGAATCTAGTTGATTGAAAGTTTTAGTTTCATCTCAAGTTAATAAGTCTGTCAACCTAGATAAACACCCTGAGCAAAACCTATATTTGACTCTCTTCCGACcactttgacaggtttcaacACGATTCTTATCTGCCAGCCCTCCTCTCTACTGGTTTGGCTCATATGTCATGGCATCACCTCGTCTTAGCAAGAGATGGGGATACATTATTTGGACATATTGTGCAGCTTACATCTTGCTCGGAAGTTTGCTCTTCTCTAATTTCTACCCCTTCACCTGAGACGCGTGGTATCTTGAAGCTGAACTTTCTTTTCGTCTGATTTACCATAATCTCCTCGTTTTTTTGAAGTATCATATCCGATGGCTACCTCGCAGCAGCATCAGCCATTCCAGTTTTGACGATAAAAGTAGAGTAGATTGTAGAGGTGTGGATACTGGTTGCAGAGttgctttcttcacattcaaaCCTTGAAAATCTCTGTTTGGACATAATGTTCAATAGACTCTAACATGAATGTAGCAAAACCAATTTTGCTTTGCTTATGTAACAATTTGTAACTATAAAGTTATTTCCGTATGACTTATACGTCACATATTTTAGCCGTGAAATTAGTTACTGATGCTTGTATCAGGACAGACTATCTATATCACATTCCTTTGGATCCGGCCCTTTGTTGAACGTTTGATACTTCTACACTGAATTGTTTGATgagataacatttttttttcctattactTTTTGAGAAATGAAGAGGACTTTGGACGGATTAATGGTAAAATTATCTCCGTATAACTTTTAAGTTATGAGCgtaagaaaattaaaaggaaaaatcgAATAGGATTAGAAAAACTAGTGGATTGATAATTAAGTAGATACAAATAGATGTaaatttgatattaataaatcaatcgATTTTTTTAACCTACCACGATATGATATTTGATGTATCTATTCGATGAAGGtcattgtttattatatttggaAAATTGGATGAGAGTCATGAGActaagatttttaaattttcatctcATGTTCAATATTCGCTTTATGGAGTGACAAAGTTAAATTCAAATCGAAAACATCACGTAATTAAACTATAGTTATCACTCCAACAAAATCTTTGTCCATATTTAGGCAACCTAGTAGTCCGTGTTGCTCGTGAAAGATGACCATATGAAATTAATCGGGGTGTGCTTAAACTAACTGAACaccatatcatatcatatatttatataaaatagaaaCTTAGACCTGTCTATGTGGCACCACCACAAACaagaattcatttttaatttgttcattttcaaaACTAGACTTCCTCTTTCATGAAGAGTTGCGAACGAAGAGTTGCGAAcaaagagttgcgacttttatgaaaagttacgactttaatgaagagtttcaacttttatgaaaagtgtgactaatgaaaggttgtgaccttttcgAAGGGTTGTAATTTTCCTAAATAGTTATAACGTTTttgataagaaataataattttttgttcacACTACCTTTTACTGTCTATAAGTAGAAGGGTTTCCTTTCATTTTAGAACAACGAAAAATTTGAACCTCCTCTTCTTTTTCACAGTTTCATGTCGAATGACTCACTGACACCATTGCTTATATTACAGATCTTGATATATGTTTTTATCGTCATcaatttatgcttatgttattaaggataaatgataagatattataatttttatttttcttttacattatAAATGTTTGTTAACGACGGAtcgattttaaatattattttataaattgtgtaatattaaattcataattttactagttataaaaaataaaataaaaaaaatggaccAATAGAATCATAAACCCTCTTCCATTAACCCCCCAAAAAACCCAGCGTCTTTTGCTCGTTACTCATCATATCATTCAAGCTTCAATTCTCATACAAGATTCATCCGAAATCCTCAGAGTACATTTCTAGCGATTCTCTTGGTAAAAAGATGTGTTTTTTCCTGCGTTTTGGTGCAAAAAATGACATGGGGTTTTCATTTTAAGGTTTTTTTTGAGGGGTTATGGGTGGTTTTGTTGTTATACATTTCAAGATTCagttttttgttgttgaatatTGCTGTTTTCTTTCTGTGTGAAATGGGTTGGtagtttgattttgtaaaaaatgaaGGTTTGGATGTTGTAGATTTTGCTGGAGAAGTTCAGTTTAAGTGCTGcagttttgtttctttttttctgaATGCTCTGTAGTGCTTTCATTATTAATTGACATATTTTCTGAGCCAAGGGTGTTTCGGAAACAACCTCTTTACATCCCACGAAGTagtaggggtaaggtttgcTTACACTGGACTCcagatgttgttgttgttcttgtgcTATTTCCAAAGTATGTTGTTTCCTTTCTATGTGAAATGATTTGGGGGTTTGGTATggaaaatgaaagttttaaTGTTGTGGATGAGGAAAGTGGGAAGTTCAGTTTGTGATATAACAATCTGTTTGATGGGGATTAGTTGATGGATGATACAGTCTATCCTAATATCCCCATCTGTTCATGAAGAGTTGTTTGCTATGTAACTTTGgggaaaacaaaacaaaacaaaaaaagaattatgcATGCACACTAGATTTATAGCATGTTTGGCCAAGCTTCTGGGAAGCCAaaagtttctttttttgaagTGCTTATTTTAGAGGGTAGAAGTTATTTGACCAAgcttttagggaatacttaagTGTTTGTGACTAGTAGTAGAAGCTGAAAAAACGGTCTTTCCCTGGAAGAAGCACTTTGGTACCTTGGTCTGCTCTTATATTGACAAAAGTgcttttcaaattaatttccCAAGCACAAACAGTTAATCTTCCAAAGTACTTGGCCATACATGCTACAACACTGACATTAGGGTGTTCACATTTTTAAATGTTTGTTTTGAGGTTTATGTCTATTTAGGAGTATCTTCTGAAGTTAGGGTTTTATAGCAGTTATAGTAGAAAATCAGGGGTCATTCTGTTCTCAATTCTGTAATTAGTTATGTGCATACTATTTATtcaaacatcatcatcattgtaAGCTCATGTCTATGTGCATTTactgtttttaaaaaatgtatctGAAGAAACAAGATTGTGAAGATTTGCAGAGAATTGGTGTGCACATTATTCTTATATTAGCTTGAACTTAGGTCTTtgagttataaaaaaaagaaattttatatatacgCACACACACAAAGAGGTGTCAAGGCTTAGATCTGAAAGCAACAATATTCCCAATGTTAATCCCACAAGTCGGCCTGGGGAGGGTAGAATGCAAGCAAACCTTACCCTAGTCCACAACTTTGTGGGGTAGAGAGACTATTTACAGTAGACACTCGGCTCAAAATGAATGTAATCTACCGCAAATAGTaagataaacaaaataaatgaaacaatATGTAATAGTTCTCCATTTCCGTTCTGGATGCACTTCACTTGGTCCATTAATTATTGGtttgttttatgtttcttattctCCTGACTTTGCCTATATTGTGGCAGTTATGTGCTCAAGGTAAAACTTAATCAAAGATTCGTTAAGGCCTAAAGTGTACTGATGACCTGCCTCATATTCATTTTAGTTGTTTTttctcaaagatttactagctACGGAATCGTAAAGAGCTCCTTATGTTGTAAAAGGATGAAGAGCTCTTATATGTTGTAATATCTATCTGCTAGAAGGGGAAAAAGTGCTTTTCCTTGTACGTGTAGTAATAACACAAGCAGTAGTTATAATGTAGCTTTTACTAGCTTAATTTGGTGGTATTGGGTGGAGTTTCAAATAGCTGCCTATGCTTTGTGTCTGTGAGCTGTTGAACTAATCTCTGTTGATTTTGCTATCTAATGGTTTAATTACTTACTCTCAGAATTGGATACAATGTTTGATAAGTTACTtagattttaatgtttttttcttgaatcatttgtttgttttcaatttgCTTATGAATTACATTGGATTGATTTCTTGATGCAGGTGTTGATATACCGAGTACTGGGTGTTCTTAAAAGTAAACATGAGCACAAAACTTGAGCAGGCATCTAGCCGCATTCAGACGGCTTCTTCCTCTGCAACACCATTGAGTGGCCCAAAGATATCTATGTTTGCCAATAAAACTGGATTTGTGATACCAAAGAACAAGTTAGCAGGTTCATTGGTTCCGGTATTTCGAGTAGGAAAAAAAGAAGCTAGTGATT is part of the Solanum lycopersicum chromosome 1, SLM_r2.1 genome and harbors:
- the LOC101254228 gene encoding uncharacterized protein, with amino-acid sequence MAGKSTADIHHHHTRLVLKYAFISRLVLISLIVLWRSLLSPYDTSASINPSCLSNTTSIIGLFSGSNSYSKSDSPPVLLPRLASMIEDSIVWDSVYFVRIAQCGYEYEQNYAFLPLIPICISLLSRTVFAPLIPFIGQRAVLGLSGYVLNNLAFVLASFYLYRLSAIILKDSEVALRPTILFCLNPASIFYSTIYTESMYALCSIGGLYYLMRGSNNIATLWLALTGYARSNGVLNAGYICFQTMHTSYKTAFVRKSVGGTLVVLLSGALRSLFIISPFIAFQAYGYYNMCVGGSSDEMRPWCKARLPLLYSYIQSRYWGVGFLKYFQVKQIPNFVLASPILSLALCTIIHYVKLWPEVFVSLGFRESSPNKGSVASPMPLGRNAGSKSVGFQSENRSNAGQGDSLRWRKPALREENYAVQPSEDESSENPGFKPIILVPFILHLVVMVATAFFVMHVQVSTRFLSASPPLYWFGSYVMASPRLSKRWGYIIWTYCAAYILLGSLLFSNFYPFT